The segment gacacccaccgACGATCgaatatcatcatttaacccatcctcaaatcttttacaggatagcctctgtggacacacattcttgagcatattcTTGAGCacgacaaattcacgctcataatcAGTCACCgtcatattgccttgtttcaattccagaattcctttctcttacggtcaataaacctcgatgatgtacttttacgaaattcttctgaaagaaatcccaagtgaccctctttcggtacaaccgatacaagtgtcttccaccaatagtaggtgagtctctgaagtgatactacacatttcatacattcctcgggtgtacaagataattcgtcaaagactcgatagtattttctaaccaaaattctctcttctttcgcatcatcatcttttgttgctcgaactcttcgcccttgtttcctgattctatcaactggtggtttttctcttaccactgtacctgtgactggggaagcttgagctacatgggtagcctgagaatcatgagggggtggaggtctaactgccggattcgtacgaacgaactcggcaaacaaatcattcaaagctcggaagagagcttctcgagtcactcctccctgatcaactattactggcctattctcagatggcgctgccccttctgtggaagcaggcgcattactttctacatcatcatcaccggctcgcccgggatccattactataaaacaaaatatttaaaaaaaatcgtcaggagtcgtcacactatcaaaatacaagtatggcatgtatagctagactttttctcacactaactgttccgagaatcgactaaacctgctctgataccaataaatgtaacactccttacccgagactgtttccagaatcgagcacgaggcattactaaacttaatctatcacttaaataggtttaaattatttatttaagcttttcggaatgtgctgccattctgcgttgtagtcgcctaaaattcatatcttgagtttcgaaactcgaaattaagatccgtaaattttcctgaaactagactcatatatctatctactaattttttctagaattttgacttggccaattagtacagtttattagttaaagtttcccctatttcaaaactcaactacactgacctcttcttactacgagccatgtttcttcctgtacaaaattcatatgactaaaccatttgtttctataaaactagattcaataaggattctaaccatataaattacaccttctaattagttttttacaatttatggtgaatttccaaagttgaaataggggatccagaaatcactctgaccctgtttcactaaaactcagatatctcataaaatataatacctttacctgttttgcttattccataagaaaatatacataataagctttaatttcatatattattcatcttcaaactatgtttctacaatttttagtgatttttcaaagttacgtcatttctgttacttgaatctgtttttaggttactttcacatttttcataattttcatgtgataatcatcaatcaatcatacatattaataaatatgtatatcatcggctattttattagctaatcactagcaagtatttacacatcattcattgctcatattataccaaaagtagctaagtttctatacatgccatacacaaaacaaaacatctaattataccgagttatttctttgatagtgtgatcggcctccgacgtttccttcgatcccgagtggctagataagtactataagaagaagaaaataaagagattaagcgctaggcttagtaagcttacaagcaaataaatcacaacattcaacataatggataattatgcataatatcatctaacatcataaatttctttacttctcaatttctatcttcttctttattcccttaccttctttcttacctgacctttcctttttcataaatataatctacttttcccttgctgttaattcactgtaatttaattcgtatcctgacccgttgaaccactcggaatactaaggatactagggtcgttcctgtctatcaatattatcctgccaatgccatgtctttgacatggacttacatgaattattctgtctccaatgccatatataatatggacttacatggctcaatcctgtctccaaagccatatttctaatatgggcttacatggctcatttcgttacaTCTCACAACCCTAAtgtcctaacattcctagggttcaaccgggctttctaacacttttcctctgtcacttcaccttaaattcgactttaaatattttcataacataaatatataaatgctgaaattgacaataataatgtaaaataaaagaatattgcatttatttactgtaaacttacctcgatacaaaatgtgactaaactttacaatttagtcctttacttttcttttcccgatctactctcgaatttcgctcttcttgatctataatagcaaatttagcttatttaatatcaacatttatcaaaacaaccctttactcaaactttggaaaaattacattttgccctaaactttcacatatttgcacttttgccccaaggctcgtaaattaaacttcatcctattttcttatgttttatgacatgctgatcatttttcccttctatggcaacatcaaattcacacactaacatgtacttatgactattaggtatttttactggattaagccttttactcgttttcacttaaaaccaagtagcacaagttgtctaacataatttaaaacctcatattccatcataaaacatcaaaatacacaaatttcacctatgggtatttttccaatttgattcctaacttaaattattgctagcataagctttatcgagctacggacttcaaaaacgtaaagatcattaaaagcgggcttggaatcacttactatgaagcttgaaagttgaagaaaccccagctatggagagaggtaaggttctgctggtaacttgaagaagatgatacaattttatcatcttttaccttttattaatgttaataaccaaatgaccaaaatgccctccttactaaacttttcaaaattccttccatgtcctaattttgtccatgaacttaaaattggtcaaattactatttaagatctcctaattaatattccaaaataatttcatactaaaacttctagaatacaagttttgcaaattattcgatttagtccctaacctcaatttaagcactttatgcatagaattttatcacgaaattttcgcacaatcatgtaatcataccatgaacctcaaaataataataaattttttttttctaccctgaatttgtggtttcgcaaccactgttccgtttaggccctatttcggaatgttacagaaCGAGTCATATCTCACGGGATCAActgaagcacaaaatcgatacttaatagacaAAACATTTATTGGCGTTATTCCAAAGATTTTACGCATAATTTTTTTTcgaagttctgtcaaatctatgttctggttaaaaaccGATCGCACTGTGTTCTCTAATAAAAAAATAACACCGTTCTCAGTGTAAGggacctcaccatcatagtaaataacagcacTAATACGTTTACTTATCTTcagtttttattctattttaaccTCAGTTTCTCTTGCTGTAACTTATGCATCCTGAGAAtgaaatttggctcatttatagtCTAAGGTCAAATAGGAACTATTGTAGAAAAAGAGCGGTCACGTGAGAGCTTTTTTCAGAAATTTTGCTGAAAATGCATACcatgaagcgtttttgacactatttgtttagAAAGGTAATCTCACAATTATTTTTTCAGATACCACTGTatcaaaagagcgtccacgtgagagcttttttcagtacttttgctgacaCTGCATCCTGCTTAAAGCATTTTTTACACTATTTTTTCagaaacgtcttctcaaaattattttcttaGATACCACTGTAGAAAAAAAAGTCCAAGTGGGAGCATTTTTCAGTAATTttactgacagtgcatcctgGTTAAAGTGTTTTGGATACTATTTCTTCAGAAACTTcttcttaaaattttttttccagATACTACTgaagaaaaaaaaccaaaaatttattttaaatacactaatacataatttatattgcatatattttttcccaaaaccctaaacacaaatttaattacttaaccCTAAACtcgaatttaattatttttaattaatatttaatttaattaattaatcttaGACCTTAATTCAATTAACTAAACCCTTACAAAAACCATAAATcctaaaaaaccctaaccctaaaccataaaaacTCTAACCCACCCTAACCCTAATCCCAACAGATGAAAAACACGGGCAAAGTGCGTCCCTAAGGAAGCGCTTTGTCCACATCAGCACAAATCACGTCCTCAGGGAAGCGTTTTTTGATGATGTGGATAAAGCGCTTCAGGAGGCGCTTTCTTAACAACACTCTACGACTTGCACGACGTGGATGCGATTTTCCCATTTCGGCCTATTCcggtaaataattaaaaaattagccCATTTCCGTAAAAAAAGTTGGAAATGGGCCTTTATTGGTAAAATACCTAGTGTTTAGCCCAAATATTAGACTCGTGTTTCAAATTAAAACGGGCCTAAAAAAAcatgaaatatataaatataatacttAGACCTGATTTGAGCTTAACCCCACTCAACATCTCCATCCATAACCATGCCTTTTGTTATGAAAATGGGGCTCTACACTGTTAGACTAAATGGGCATGTTCAGTTTCTGAAAATTCTAAACAGATTAAGCCGATATGGCCCGACATTTGTATTTGGAGCGTTACCCTTTCCCAATTtcctcattttaataaaacaaaaaatacagTATTTATCAATCAACTTTTATTGGACTGAGATGTAAggtgtttaatattttttaaaataatatctcgagttagGTTTTAATggattagaaaaataaaatattagatgAGATTTACCTATTGTTTAGAAATGTTAGGTTCTAATGAAAAGATAGAAAACTTCCATCTTTCCATATATATTGAAATTACATGTTATTCTTTATTATaataaatgattaattaaattaaaagatttattttggttaaggtttattgaattttaattattaaataaagtacgGATCAAATATATGTAAATATTTCAGTAACTAATTTTAAttgatgataaattaattaaaattaagattaatgtgcaaaagttatatattaatattaaggtCCCCAATTTACACATACGTAACTTTTCtaatatttcatatttaaaaAAGAATCACTTCTTCGAATTACTTGTGTGCTAACATAGGagataaaaattacaaaactaaaaaatccaaaaattaatCGATTCAGATACACTTTTACGTATCttaatttattaagttttatatcatattttattttaggtTTTTAACAAATATAAATTGTAATGGTAATTTTAGATAATGTTGGTGGTAGTGATGCTTGGCTGGTTCCTCATTAACAAATTAAATCAAGACAATAGATGATTGAAAAACACCTTTTACTTCAACTTCAGCGGGACAATGATATGATGTGAATTTCATTTAGAAGGAATACCATGAATCTGGAATGTGTGATAATGTGAAACGACAACGCTGGGCCTGGGGAGTTTTCCCTAAGAGTTAATGGAGAAACAAGATTCGTCTACTTTCTACGCCTCACATAATAAATAGCCACAAATAATAGTAGATATGATCAACCAAACTGCAAAGCTAGTAGTTGATGCCAGTAATACtgccaaattttatattttaatattataaaaaaaaaaaagactaaagcTGAAATTTTCACTGCTCCACACTGCTAATTTTACTctaaataaaatttgaatggtcGTAATTATAGTTGTAATTAAAAAGggcagaaaaaaaaaaacaaagtaaaaaaatCTATTATTATCTTCTAAAAACTACCATCGCTTTCATCAaaagaatataattaatttaaaaataaattttctttttaagtaTTTCCTCTTTCGTAGCTGATGTGACAAAGCtagtaattaataaataaattgattaaatatttGGTATAGGAAATAAGTATGAAGTCAGAGCAGTTTCAAAAACGAGCCCACAATTTCCaagatatatgtgatgtatacaAAATAATCTTTTTTAAGTAGAAAATTTTCGACATCTCTAACCGATAATACCACTACTATTTAGCAAATGACATGTAAAATTAAGACTCGAGAGAACTAATTTTATGTTTACATATGGATTCAATGGACATTAATAACAAAAGGATAAACAAGAaaattactataaaaaaaattaaaatccaacTTAAAAAAGGTTTACACGCTTAATAAACTTTCTTAGTGAAAAGATTCCGGAAGTTAAAAAAGTTACTACCGCTTCCGACGTTAGGGCCGTTGGTTCTACCATTCCTGCCGCCGTTCGGGTCGGTGCTAATGCCGGCAACCGTGGCACTGTTATTGTCGATTCTACAATTCAAATGATGCTTATACCCAATACACATTGGCACATTCAAATTCAAGACCTTGGCTTTGTTACTATTGTTGTTGCCACTGTTACCAATTTTACCGCGACGAGTTTCGGTAACTTCTTTTCTACTGCTACCTTTTTCAGCGGTCCGGGCCATAACATCGGAGCTCTTAACAGCTGAACCTCCACGACGAACCTGCCAAACCGGGCTGCTTCGACCCAAATGAACCCCTGCCCTGCTGGGACTGCTCGGCCATTTCCTAGACTTGGATTCACCCGCTGAGTTGCTGCGGGAACATGGAGCGCTACTTACTTTTCGGGTCCCGGCGGTCATCCTGGGTCTGGTCCCGCTCGTACCTGCGGATCTGCTCCTTGAAAAGGGCCATATGTTTATATTCAACTCAGCTGGACTCCCTCCGCTTTGACtctgatttttcttttctttcttcttctctttctctttctctttaTCCTTGTCTTGTTGATTTTTGCTTCCGTTTTTGcccttttcctttttgaaaatATCCCTCCACCGCTTCGAAGCTGATAAAACAGGCAGCGACTGGGATGTTACACGAGGACCGGCTTCGGGTTCTGGGTCGGGTACAGATGGTTCTGACGCGGCGGGTGGATTCTGCTCGGTTAGTGGGTTATCTTCGGGTTGTCTGCTGGCAAATAGATGGAGAGGACGGAGAACGCCGTTAACGAAGAGTTCATCGGCGGAGGTGAGATCGGGTTGAGGAAAAGACGGGTTTCGAACCATCCAAAACTCGAATTCGGGTGAACTTGAATGGCTGCTCGTACTGCTTCTTCTTCCACTGCTACATGGCGATAGATTTTTGGGTTCTTTGCTAACAGTTCTTTGGCTCTCCATTTCTCTTTGGAATAAGAAAAAGAAactttgagaagaaaaaaaaaaaggtgagaatttattatgtttttttaAGATGAAAGGAAAGATGAGCGTTTTGTTTTTTAGCGAATGACTACAAAGAGGGAACCAAAAAAAAGGAATGAGAAAGTATTAAACAAATGATAGAGAAAAATAGGGGATCTTAGGAATTACAAATTTTGGGTCCATTTATTTGAGTACTAgaaatatttgtaattatttttaattacattattattaaattataataaaaattttattagcaTCACAAAAGAAtaagttataaaattaaaataaaatcatgtTAGTCCAAAAATTAGTTAATAATacgattaataataaaaataacaggaAAAATAAACATTATATAAAATTAGTCTAATTGTTCTAGTGTTTCTTgatatttaatataaattcatTTTATTAAATGTTAGTCATTGACTGAGTTCATAATTATtggatattaatatatttttcttCAATGTACTCTTGAAGTATGAATCATTCAAATCCACTTATGAATGAAGCCATAGAATATGTAACATGCTAGTATGATCCACCATTATTTTTTATGCTACATTAAGGTGATATTATTAATACGAAAAATACTTTTTTATAACAATAAATATTCTCTCAACtacattttgaatttttgaatgtTTCAAACTAAAGAGTTCCTGAGTCATCTCTCGTGTTTGTGTTTACCTCAATTCCCTTAAATGATATCATATCTCACAATATGATGCAAGAAAACTTTTTGTATTTGCATAATCagcatttatcatataatatttgAGTCTATAGTACAAATAGTTTACaattttaatcataaaaaatatatataaacttatATTGGAAAAAGAACTATGCTATGTTATAACTCttttataatatgtaaataaagtgaaaaatgatataaaatttataatatataaaatttataataaaaaggtTTTATAAAGTTTTCAATATTTTTCACAACACTTTCTatgaatatttttaataaaattaattttttataaataaattataataaattatactACAATTATATAATTACAAATAATTGTACCCAAAACTAATTATTACATCGCTTTCTAAAGTATAAACACTGCGTTTTAGTTGAATATAATTTTACTAATGGGTTTTAATTATGAAAGGCAATTTTCGCTATTAGAATCTAAAAGCTGAAAAAAACTGTACATTAGATTCTCCAGCATTTTTCATATCTTTAATAATAAtggattaataataataatttaagtaaCATGGCTGCCATTTACACCTTTTCTTTACTTTATCTAAGTGAATAattattctttattattattgTCGCTATGTTGATAACAACAATAAAGTCTCAATAATATTAGTATCGAaggcaaatttttttttaatgtatttattagaacgaaattaataattaatcatttgtattttataaatttattaaaagataaatattgatcacaattttaaaattatttaatacccAATATGAGAATTTAACCCTCATCTCATCAAATAATCGTTAACAAGGTAAATTACATTTTATCATTGGTAATGGAATTTATGATCACCTTTACATATGCTACACATATTTTGGTATACATTTTGTCATCATCATTGTGGCATCCAATGTTTTATAAATATTGCTCCATAAATTTGAAATTAGTATTATAGAATATCATGACCGTTTGATCCTTGAAGCTAGGAAGTTGATATGCTAGATGCTTGATGATTATTTCCtaggaaaaaaatgaaaatga is part of the Gossypium arboreum isolate Shixiya-1 chromosome 5, ASM2569848v2, whole genome shotgun sequence genome and harbors:
- the LOC108451859 gene encoding uncharacterized protein LOC108451859, whose product is MESQRTVSKEPKNLSPCSSGRRSSTSSHSSSPEFEFWMVRNPSFPQPDLTSADELFVNGVLRPLHLFASRQPEDNPLTEQNPPAASEPSVPDPEPEAGPRVTSQSLPVLSASKRWRDIFKKEKGKNGSKNQQDKDKEKEKEKKKEKKNQSQSGGSPAELNINIWPFSRSRSAGTSGTRPRMTAGTRKVSSAPCSRSNSAGESKSRKWPSSPSRAGVHLGRSSPVWQVRRGGSAVKSSDVMARTAEKGSSRKEVTETRRGKIGNSGNNNSNKAKVLNLNVPMCIGYKHHLNCRIDNNSATVAGISTDPNGGRNGRTNGPNVGSGSNFFNFRNLFTKKVY